Part of the Leptolyngbya sp. BL0902 genome, TACGGGGCCACGACATCCCACCAAGGCCAGCCCTAGAAAGCCGCAGCACAGCCCCCAGCGCAACGGTTGCAGCAGGCGAGTTGGGCGTTGTTGAAGGGAAGGCAAAACCCTATGGTTCATGGTCGATGGTTGTCCTGGGTGGGCAGTGGTGGATTGGGAGATGTCTTCACCTGCGTTGGTTGACTTTCCGAATGAGCCCCATCCGGCAATCGCTCTAGGGTAGCCATCATGGGCAGATGGTCAGAGGCTTGGGCGGCGGTGGTGATGATCTGCCAATCCCGGACGGCGAGGGTGGCGGGGGTGTAGAAAATATAGTCCAAGCTGTACTGGGGCTGATCCGACGGAAACGTGGCGGATTGGGCCTCAACGGGACTGGCGCTAGCCAAGACCGGAGAATCCAGCAGGGTTTGAATGGAGGGCATTTCCCCCGTCGCCCTTTCCTCCGCCCGGTCTAGGTCGCTGTTGAAATCCCCTAGCAGCACTACGGGCATGGTTTCGGCGTACTGTTCGGCCAGTTGCCGCACAACGGCGGTTTGGCGAAGGCGGGTGGGGGCGTCAAAGGCTTCGAGGTGAACGTTCATCACCATCAATGGCTGGCCCGATAGATCCAGCTCCATCATCTGGGCCACCCGGTCGAGGTAGAGAGCATTGTAGTAAAAGGGATTCGTCGGCACCCGTTCCAACACCAGGCGATGGTTACGGCGGATGGGGTAACGGCTCAGTACCGCCTGCCCGGAGGTCACGGCTCGGTAATGGGCCTGGGGGGGCCAGTAGGGGAAGGGTACATAGCGCTTGTCCCAGTTCACGGCCAGGGCGGCAAAGGGCAGGGCGAGGGCACTGGATAGGGCATACTGCTGATTCAGATGAAAGGAGCGGTAGGCGTCAAAATCTACCTCTTGTAGGGCCAACACGTCGAGATTCTGCGGCTGTAGAGCAGCAATAGCTTTTCCTTGGTTGGTTTCCAGCCGTCCTCGATCCCGCACTACTGCTTGCTGGTTGGTCATTCCCGATAGATAGCCCAGGTTGTAGGTTGCTACCCGCAGGATGTCTGGGTTGTCGGGGCCGGGGGGATGGTTGTAGGTGATGGTGTTGTCGTAGTCGGCCTCGTCCCAGCGGGGGCTGCTGATGTAGAAAAAGGTAGCGATTAAGATCACCAAGGGCAGGTCAAAGGCGAAGGTGCTAATCCAAAGGATTTTTCCCAGCCGATGACGGCTAGTCGTTGGGTGTTGGTGGGTCATCTCTAATCTGCTCCTTTCCCTGGGTAGCCTCCACCTTGCGGCACACTCTGGGGGAATCCCATGAACGGGCCTTAATCAGTGGATGGATGGTGAATGGTTGGCGGTTCCCTCGCCCTAGGTTTGCTGTGCCTTTTGTCGCCAAGCAGTGGCGGTGTAGAGGGTGAGGGCTATCCAGATGCAGCCGAAGGTAATCAGGTGAGTCGGGGTGAAGGGTTCGCCATAGACTAGCACCCCCAGCAGCAGCGCAATGGAAGGAGCCAGGTATTGAAAAAAGCCCAGAGTAGCTAGGGGCAAGCGTTTGGCGGCGGTGTTAAACCACAGCAGCGGCATCGAAGTGGCCACCCCGGCCCCCATAAACAGCAGCGTGAGCGGCAGCGACTGGCCAAAATGCCCCTGCCCGGTGACGCCCAGATAGCCGACAAAGGCCAGGGTGAAGGGGGTAATCAGCAGAGTTTCCACCGCCAGCCCTACCAACGGGGCCACGGGGGTCGTCTTGCGCAGCAGCCCATAAAACGCAAAGCTAACGGCTAGACTCAGGGCTATCCATGGCACTGTGCCGAGCTGAAGTACAAAATAGCCCACGCCCACCGTTGCCAGCGCCACCGCCAGCCATTGCAGCGGATGCAGTCGCTCCCTCAGAAAGACAAACCCCAGCAGCACCGTCACCAGCGGGTTGATGTAATAGCCCAGGCTGGCTTCTACCACCTGATCACTGTTCACGCCATAGATGTAGATTCCCCAGTTAAAGCTGAGCAAACTGGCGGTAATCAGCAACACGCCAACCCGTCGCGGCTGACGCAGCAGGGCCACCAGGTCAGATAGCCGCTGCTGAACCAGCAAAATCAGGCTCAAAAATACCGCCGACCAAATCATGCGATGGCTCAACACCTCCACCGCTGGGCTAATACCAAGCCATTTCCAGTAGACAGGCAGCAACCCCCAGGCCCCATAGGCCAGCAGGGCATAGAGGGCACCCTGTTTGGGGTCGGGCTGAAGGGAAGAAGCAGCAGGAGAGGATGGAGCCAAGGGTCTACACTAAACGAATCAAGGGTATGAATTGAGGGCAGAAGGTCTATTCTACGCCGACGGCTTCACGGTCGAATTGCCCCTAATGACAAACCCAATGATGAGTCCGGTGTCGTCGGATGGCCCTTGCCGCCTTCGTTATCCTGGAAGGGCTAGCCCAACCTGCCAATCCTTACCCTTCCGTTGCAGGCGGATGGAGGTACATTTTGCCAAGAACTTTGGCAGCCCCTTGGGTTCACCAATGCTCTGAAGCGTTTGATTCATGGGCTGTTGATAGACCTGGGCAAAGGTACTGCTAAGGACAGAGAGCGACACCAGCCCCCCCGGCTGAGCAATCAAGCTAGGCAACACCGAAAGTATGGCCTGCTCTAGGCTTTGAGCATCCGTGATAGGGCCAGCAAAGGGTTGATCAGGCTTGGGCAAGAGCGCGGTGAGTCCTTCTGGGCTGGGCAACTTGAGGGCAACGTAAACCCCGTTCCCCTCGGCGGCTGGAGTGAGGACGAAAGTATCATCGGCTTCCAAGAGCTGGGTCAGGGTTGCATAGTCACCG contains:
- a CDS encoding endonuclease/exonuclease/phosphatase family protein, with the protein product MTHQHPTTSRHRLGKILWISTFAFDLPLVILIATFFYISSPRWDEADYDNTITYNHPPGPDNPDILRVATYNLGYLSGMTNQQAVVRDRGRLETNQGKAIAALQPQNLDVLALQEVDFDAYRSFHLNQQYALSSALALPFAALAVNWDKRYVPFPYWPPQAHYRAVTSGQAVLSRYPIRRNHRLVLERVPTNPFYYNALYLDRVAQMMELDLSGQPLMVMNVHLEAFDAPTRLRQTAVVRQLAEQYAETMPVVLLGDFNSDLDRAEERATGEMPSIQTLLDSPVLASASPVEAQSATFPSDQPQYSLDYIFYTPATLAVRDWQIITTAAQASDHLPMMATLERLPDGAHSESQPTQVKTSPNPPLPTQDNHRP
- the rarD gene encoding EamA family transporter RarD, coding for MAPSSPAASSLQPDPKQGALYALLAYGAWGLLPVYWKWLGISPAVEVLSHRMIWSAVFLSLILLVQQRLSDLVALLRQPRRVGVLLITASLLSFNWGIYIYGVNSDQVVEASLGYYINPLVTVLLGFVFLRERLHPLQWLAVALATVGVGYFVLQLGTVPWIALSLAVSFAFYGLLRKTTPVAPLVGLAVETLLITPFTLAFVGYLGVTGQGHFGQSLPLTLLFMGAGVATSMPLLWFNTAAKRLPLATLGFFQYLAPSIALLLGVLVYGEPFTPTHLITFGCIWIALTLYTATAWRQKAQQT